In a genomic window of Candidatus Chazhemtobacterium aquaticus:
- a CDS encoding CAP domain-containing protein yields the protein MFDRLAQLFIPQKSNNYRPRLVQPATLAIIVSFVLTSQALLSYITVLYPTILGYASQIPPAQIIELTNQKRAEAGLPPVVYNDQLSDAARRKAADMFAKDYWAHNAPDGTKPWSFILAAGYNYLHAGENLARDFTNPQAVVDAWMASPTHRDNIMNARYQDIGIAVVDGQLGGVETTLVVQMFGTPQSTAPALTQGSQTTLVREAIAQEPTAPTLTPTQKPQLPDATPTPTPEQFVPTQISDLNYPLINTFTLSKVISLSFVILIFVVLLIDWYVAWDKNLIRISGRNWAHLAYLGLVIALSLIIKQGLIL from the coding sequence ATGTTTGACCGACTTGCCCAACTCTTCATCCCCCAAAAAAGTAACAACTACCGTCCTAGGCTAGTTCAGCCCGCTACCCTCGCTATCATTGTCTCCTTTGTTCTCACCTCTCAGGCCTTACTTTCCTACATCACCGTTCTGTATCCCACCATCTTAGGTTACGCCTCCCAGATTCCCCCGGCTCAGATCATTGAGCTCACCAACCAGAAACGGGCTGAGGCTGGTCTACCCCCCGTCGTTTACAACGATCAACTAAGTGACGCCGCCAGGCGCAAAGCTGCCGACATGTTTGCCAAAGACTACTGGGCTCACAACGCTCCTGACGGCACCAAGCCCTGGTCCTTCATCTTAGCCGCTGGTTACAACTACCTTCACGCCGGTGAGAATCTCGCTCGTGACTTTACCAATCCGCAAGCCGTTGTTGATGCCTGGATGGCCTCACCCACTCATCGTGACAATATCATGAACGCTCGCTATCAAGACATCGGCATTGCTGTGGTCGATGGTCAATTAGGTGGTGTAGAGACAACCCTGGTTGTCCAGATGTTTGGCACTCCTCAATCAACCGCCCCTGCCCTCACCCAAGGATCGCAAACCACTCTTGTCCGTGAGGCCATAGCTCAAGAACCAACTGCCCCCACTCTTACCCCGACACAAAAGCCACAATTGCCTGATGCCACTCCCACTCCCACTCCAGAGCAATTTGTTCCTACTCAAATCAGCGATCTAAATTATCCCTTAATCAACACCTTTACTCTTTCCAAGGTCATCTCCCTCTCCTTCGTTATCCTCATCTTTGTTGTTCTCCTCATCGACTGGTATGTTGCCTGGGACAAGAACTTAATCCGCATCTCTGGTCGCAACTGGGCTCACCTGGCTTACTTAGGTCTAGTCATTGCCTTAAGCTTGATTATTAAACAAGGTCTCATTCTCTAA
- a CDS encoding SurA N-terminal domain-containing protein: MATKKTNTRTASSKKTTSTRSRSRSQAKTTSVAPQTAATPTTTPVFSVPKLSTNFLLGFAIIVLSGIALFLVAQRYRGLLIAGTVNKTPITRWELNKVLTNRYGDAVLEELVNNELLTQEAAKQGITITDEDLANERQSLVDSLGGEENLASALTQYGLSEADLSDQLRLKLTQDRLSDKLFDVNITDEQIAEYFEANQAMYEGVELDQVREEIKQGLTQQQLQQEFYAWFDQLKSESQIETYIN; the protein is encoded by the coding sequence ATGGCTACTAAAAAAACTAACACCCGGACTGCATCATCAAAAAAGACTACCTCTACCCGCTCTCGTTCTCGCTCTCAAGCCAAAACAACCTCAGTAGCTCCCCAGACTGCCGCTACTCCTACGACTACTCCAGTATTTTCCGTTCCTAAACTTTCTACCAATTTTCTTCTAGGTTTCGCCATTATTGTTCTCTCAGGTATCGCCCTTTTCTTAGTTGCTCAGCGCTATCGTGGTCTTCTCATCGCCGGAACTGTCAACAAGACCCCCATTACTCGTTGGGAGCTAAACAAGGTTCTTACCAATCGCTACGGTGACGCCGTTTTAGAAGAGTTGGTTAACAATGAACTCCTCACACAAGAAGCCGCCAAACAGGGTATTACCATCACCGATGAGGACTTAGCCAACGAGCGCCAATCCCTGGTTGACAGTCTAGGTGGTGAAGAGAATCTGGCCTCTGCCTTGACTCAGTACGGCCTATCTGAAGCCGACTTATCTGATCAACTCCGTCTTAAACTAACTCAAGATCGTCTCTCCGACAAACTTTTCGACGTTAACATCACCGATGAGCAAATCGCCGAGTACTTCGAAGCCAACCAAGCCATGTACGAAGGAGTCGAGCTTGATCAGGTTCGTGAAGAGATCAAGCAAGGTCTGACTCAACAACAGCTACAACAAGAGTTCTACGCTTGGTTTGACCAGCTCAAATCAGAGTCTCAGATTGAAACCTACATTAACTAG
- a CDS encoding SagB/ThcOx family dehydrogenase, translated as MPARKSNKPALPPLTLLGLVVFSIVVIWLFSPSKSSTQQPVTSDTSATKEYIDEPVALPSPVKTSRVSLEQTLNTRRSRRSFQDKPLTLNQVSQLLWSAQGVTTDWGGRTAPSAKSAYPLTLYLVALDVTGLESGIYEYIPGDLDPVHQLRLLQSGDFSEQMALAGVQSQFKSAPAVIAITGNFQKMKDAFDGNDVSHNVYLEVGHVSQNLYLQAESLGLGTVATGGFDLAKSTSLLKLPASETLIYLMPFGFSAE; from the coding sequence ATGCCCGCCCGCAAATCAAACAAACCCGCCCTTCCTCCTTTAACCCTCCTCGGTTTAGTTGTCTTTTCAATTGTTGTCATCTGGCTATTTTCCCCCTCTAAATCATCTACACAGCAGCCAGTTACTTCCGACACCTCAGCAACCAAGGAGTATATCGATGAGCCAGTTGCCCTTCCCAGTCCCGTCAAGACAAGCCGTGTTAGCTTAGAGCAAACCCTCAACACTCGCCGTTCTCGTCGATCCTTCCAAGACAAACCCCTTACCCTAAATCAAGTCTCCCAGCTACTTTGGTCTGCCCAGGGGGTCACCACCGACTGGGGTGGTCGCACCGCTCCTTCTGCCAAGTCAGCCTATCCTCTCACTCTTTATCTAGTTGCTCTTGATGTTACCGGTCTTGAATCTGGTATCTATGAATATATTCCAGGTGACCTAGACCCAGTTCATCAGCTTCGGCTGCTTCAGTCAGGCGATTTCAGTGAGCAAATGGCTCTAGCTGGTGTCCAATCACAATTCAAATCAGCCCCTGCAGTTATCGCCATCACCGGCAACTTCCAAAAAATGAAGGATGCTTTTGACGGTAACGACGTCTCCCACAATGTCTATCTCGAAGTCGGCCACGTTAGTCAGAACCTATACCTCCAGGCAGAAAGTCTAGGCTTAGGTACAGTTGCTACCGGTGGCTTTGATCTGGCCAAATCTACTTCTCTTCTAAAACTTCCGGCCAGCGAGACCTTAATCTATCTCATGCCTTTCGGCTTTTCCGCAGAGTAA
- the trmD gene encoding tRNA (guanosine(37)-N1)-methyltransferase TrmD has protein sequence MKIDILTIFPEMFVGPFGESIVKRAIDQKQVDIKIHDLREWTEDKHRSVDAPPYGGGAGMVMRVDVIDKAVSSLRSKETKVILLETKGKIYSQNEAVKMSKEKHLILIAGHYEGIDHRVHEEIADEVYSIGEYVLTGGELPVMVVVDSIVRLIPGVLGNPESLSEESYSEPGKREYPQYTRPSEYKGWKVPEVLLEGNHAEIEKWRKEKSGKR, from the coding sequence ATGAAAATAGATATTCTGACCATATTTCCTGAAATGTTTGTGGGTCCTTTTGGCGAGAGCATCGTGAAGCGAGCGATTGATCAAAAGCAGGTTGATATTAAGATACATGACTTGCGTGAGTGGACTGAGGACAAACACAGAAGCGTAGATGCGCCTCCGTATGGCGGTGGGGCAGGAATGGTGATGAGAGTGGATGTAATCGACAAGGCAGTAAGTAGTCTGCGAAGTAAAGAAACAAAAGTAATTTTGCTTGAAACTAAAGGAAAAATATATAGCCAGAATGAGGCAGTGAAGATGAGTAAAGAAAAACACCTAATCCTGATTGCGGGACACTATGAAGGAATAGATCATCGGGTTCATGAGGAAATCGCTGATGAAGTGTATTCGATTGGTGAGTATGTATTAACGGGAGGAGAGCTGCCAGTGATGGTGGTGGTGGATAGTATAGTGAGGCTGATTCCTGGAGTATTGGGTAACCCTGAGTCCTTAAGTGAGGAGTCATATAGTGAGCCAGGGAAGAGAGAGTATCCTCAGTACACCAGGCCAAGTGAGTACAAAGGGTGGAAGGTACCCGAGGTATTGCTTGAGGGGAATCACGCTGAGATTGAGAAGTGGAGAAAAGAAAAGAGCGGCAAAAGGTAG
- a CDS encoding putative ABC transporter permease subunit: MSEALNQIKLIAFNEAKQVKGWFREQLLTKLVVLVGFAGLAVLVAGFIWLWSWGYMSNLAQYENYGELTALYLIKAGLLVIAWLGLGSAVTSNLTRMANKNAEMEYLLVLPIKKGVLAFWGMVKTVLMNWVLVLVGLLPLMLAYFMAFDWGVNATLVGRVLLVGLVMAMMVTAVGSGLVYATGRWWVRIRGGVSVIGVLGFFGVSTWLILKVIFPGQLKTLYSSEIEQFMNIYTALPLLSEWWPSSWMASMLFDFAQNWWVLAVSMLMMIIAWLIEKETMRRLWQLSQEREDREKRYGFNLLKSGGLVKKDIIGVLRTPTEWGYGVLLMGMAVAFFVLLGQATKGSYWSRKFEVEIMVAALGWLLFFVTAFGLRVVFPLMAREGKVSWWLMSIGMGRGNIIGDKLKAALILGLPLVLISSLVWLIMPFEMTRLLWMFAFTGVLVISLVLLLNLWGMISPLFKLADQPDKVSTSMSGLMALGVSLIIIAWSVFTANKALENGNLDYLTIMAGVGMGTLMVGVSYWLARVRISKYEF; encoded by the coding sequence ATGAGTGAGGCTTTAAATCAGATTAAACTAATTGCTTTTAACGAAGCAAAACAGGTTAAGGGTTGGTTTAGAGAACAACTGCTAACTAAGCTAGTGGTACTGGTTGGGTTTGCTGGATTGGCAGTGTTGGTAGCCGGATTTATCTGGCTGTGGTCATGGGGGTACATGAGCAACCTGGCCCAGTATGAAAACTATGGAGAGCTAACCGCCCTTTATTTAATTAAAGCAGGGCTGCTGGTAATCGCTTGGTTGGGTCTTGGTAGTGCGGTGACAAGCAATTTGACCAGGATGGCAAATAAAAATGCCGAGATGGAGTACTTGCTTGTTTTACCTATCAAAAAAGGAGTGCTGGCTTTCTGGGGAATGGTAAAAACAGTGTTGATGAACTGGGTGTTGGTGCTAGTCGGCTTGCTTCCACTGATGTTGGCTTACTTTATGGCTTTTGATTGGGGAGTAAATGCGACCCTAGTTGGTAGAGTGTTACTAGTTGGACTGGTGATGGCAATGATGGTGACAGCTGTCGGAAGCGGGTTGGTTTATGCCACAGGCAGATGGTGGGTAAGGATACGGGGTGGTGTGAGTGTGATTGGCGTATTGGGTTTTTTTGGAGTAAGTACCTGGTTAATATTGAAAGTAATTTTTCCTGGGCAATTAAAAACACTTTACTCAAGTGAAATAGAGCAGTTTATGAATATTTATACTGCCCTACCATTACTGTCTGAGTGGTGGCCAAGTTCATGGATGGCTTCTATGCTCTTTGATTTTGCCCAAAACTGGTGGGTGTTGGCAGTGTCGATGTTAATGATGATAATAGCTTGGTTAATAGAGAAGGAGACGATGAGAAGGTTGTGGCAGTTAAGCCAAGAAAGAGAAGATAGAGAGAAAAGATATGGCTTTAATTTGTTAAAGAGTGGTGGTCTGGTAAAGAAAGATATTATCGGAGTGTTGCGAACTCCGACTGAGTGGGGTTATGGAGTGTTGTTGATGGGAATGGCGGTAGCATTCTTTGTGTTACTGGGCCAGGCAACTAAGGGTAGCTATTGGTCAAGAAAGTTTGAGGTAGAGATTATGGTGGCTGCTCTTGGATGGTTGCTTTTTTTCGTAACGGCTTTTGGCTTAAGGGTGGTATTCCCACTGATGGCCAGAGAAGGAAAGGTGAGTTGGTGGCTGATGAGTATAGGGATGGGAAGAGGGAATATTATTGGAGACAAACTGAAGGCGGCTTTGATACTTGGTTTGCCGCTGGTTTTAATATCAAGTTTGGTGTGGCTGATTATGCCGTTTGAGATGACAAGACTGTTGTGGATGTTTGCTTTTACGGGAGTTTTGGTAATTAGCTTAGTGCTGTTGTTAAACCTGTGGGGAATGATTTCACCATTGTTTAAATTGGCGGATCAACCAGATAAGGTGAGTACGAGCATGTCGGGACTGATGGCTCTTGGTGTCTCTCTTATCATTATCGCCTGGTCTGTCTTTACAGCCAACAAGGCACTAGAAAACGGTAACCTTGATTATCTGACAATAATGGCAGGTGTGGGTATGGGGACACTGATGGTGGGCGTATCGTATTGGTTGGCTAGAGTCAGAATTAGTAAGTATGAGTTTTAA
- a CDS encoding ABC transporter ATP-binding protein — MKEKEIILEIKGVSKNYGRTAAVRAVEMKIGAGDIYALIGPNGSGKTTLMKMIVGLLRIDKGEISILGNQIKGEAIGAKRLIGYVPDKPEGYGYLSGKELLYLTGRLKGMREAEVRVRVEQLMKLFDIEKILEGRMDGYSRGNLQKTAFLAALLGEPKLLIIDEPIVGLDPVSIRVFGERLVKFAKDGGAVLFATHTLDFASKYANRVGVMSEGKIVAEEKLSNKIKIEKVYEKAL; from the coding sequence ATGAAAGAAAAAGAAATAATTTTAGAGATTAAGGGAGTATCAAAAAACTACGGCAGGACCGCGGCTGTAAGGGCAGTAGAGATGAAGATTGGAGCCGGGGATATTTATGCTTTGATTGGACCTAATGGATCAGGTAAGACGACTTTGATGAAGATGATTGTGGGACTGCTTAGGATAGATAAGGGAGAGATATCGATACTGGGTAATCAAATCAAGGGTGAGGCGATAGGGGCAAAAAGGTTAATCGGTTATGTACCAGATAAGCCGGAGGGTTATGGATATTTGAGCGGCAAGGAGCTGCTTTACTTGACCGGAAGACTTAAGGGAATGCGGGAAGCTGAAGTAAGAGTGAGAGTAGAACAACTGATGAAATTGTTTGATATTGAGAAAATTCTAGAAGGAAGAATGGATGGATACTCAAGAGGTAACTTGCAGAAAACTGCCTTTCTAGCAGCTCTGCTTGGCGAGCCTAAACTATTAATAATCGATGAGCCGATTGTGGGACTTGATCCGGTGAGTATAAGGGTGTTTGGAGAGAGATTGGTCAAGTTTGCTAAGGATGGTGGGGCGGTGCTGTTTGCCACTCACACACTCGACTTTGCCAGCAAGTATGCCAACAGGGTGGGAGTGATGAGTGAGGGAAAGATAGTGGCAGAGGAAAAACTGAGTAACAAAATCAAAATTGAAAAGGTTTACGAAAAAGCTCTATGA
- a CDS encoding superoxide dismutase, which translates to MIQVLPTLKYSYSDLEPYIDARTMELHYTKHHQGYIDKLNAALEGTKYADQPLEQLFTKLDSLPDSLALAVRNHGGGHLNHSLFWSILTPNKQEQLPNLLSSAINSTFTDLDTFKQQFTQAAASHFGSGWAWLVKDNDRLKVITTPNQDSPLIQGLTPILGLDLWEHAYYLKYQNRRVEYIDAFWNIVDWSQVEQNLNNA; encoded by the coding sequence ATGATCCAAGTTCTTCCCACCCTAAAATATTCCTACTCTGATCTTGAGCCTTACATTGACGCCAGGACCATGGAGCTTCACTACACTAAGCATCATCAAGGGTACATCGACAAACTAAATGCCGCTCTTGAGGGTACTAAGTACGCTGACCAACCCTTAGAGCAATTGTTCACCAAACTAGACTCATTGCCCGACTCACTTGCCTTAGCCGTTAGGAATCATGGTGGAGGGCATCTCAACCATTCTCTTTTTTGGTCAATTCTTACTCCCAACAAGCAGGAGCAATTACCCAACTTGCTTTCCTCAGCTATCAACTCGACCTTTACCGACCTTGACACCTTCAAGCAACAATTCACCCAAGCCGCCGCATCTCACTTTGGTTCCGGCTGGGCCTGGCTTGTTAAGGACAACGATCGTCTAAAAGTTATTACCACTCCCAATCAAGACTCTCCCCTCATTCAAGGACTGACCCCGATCTTAGGTCTAGACCTCTGGGAACATGCCTACTATCTTAAATACCAGAATCGTCGGGTTGAGTACATCGATGCTTTTTGGAATATTGTTGACTGGTCTCAAGTTGAGCAGAATTTAAATAATGCTTAA
- a CDS encoding cytochrome b5 domain-containing protein, with translation MLKKAISPVIASLLLSACSLNPISELTPTPTSTISPSLDQEATPFKEPENSTQAYTMEEVVTHDSADSCWLVIQGQVYDVTSFVSNHPGGEAILEGCGQDATVLFNTRPMGSGTPHSDGARITLETYLIGTLE, from the coding sequence ATGCTTAAAAAAGCAATATCTCCAGTTATTGCCTCACTACTTTTATCCGCTTGTTCATTAAATCCCATCTCAGAGCTTACCCCCACCCCTACCAGCACCATCTCTCCCTCGCTAGATCAGGAAGCCACTCCCTTTAAAGAGCCAGAAAACTCCACTCAAGCCTACACCATGGAAGAAGTTGTCACTCATGACTCCGCCGACAGTTGTTGGTTAGTTATTCAAGGACAAGTCTATGACGTCACTTCTTTTGTCTCCAATCACCCCGGCGGGGAAGCCATCCTCGAGGGTTGTGGTCAGGATGCCACTGTATTGTTTAATACTCGCCCTATGGGTTCAGGCACTCCTCACTCAGATGGTGCCCGGATCACTCTTGAAACCTACCTTATCGGCACGCTTGAATAA
- a CDS encoding glycosyltransferase: MASKNKPTVVVIIPTYNEADTIGDMITHLFTKTFPTIKDYQMHLLVVDDTSPDGTYKIVKSHQKKYQNLHLLTNPKKAGIGYAYIVGFKHAMTKLKADFVFEFDGDFQHPPKMIPQMLEQATQGFDVVIGSRKIKGGSNPKGWGFKRVMFSELGGLVARFILFFPGKNFLKVTDPTTGLRLTRVKGFLDQVDFDHFYSLEFSYKLQLLYQLISLNPKFKELPLQFGLREKGESKIKGSTLVDSLRTALLTRINDPATKKFLKFAVVGFTGFVVNSLGLEFFRRSGLADSLSASFTAYTSTPGLSLLANPNSWSGGLGAELAIISNFILNNFWTFSSDRITNPFKFLYKFLQFNLTSFGAVIIQFIAIGLATLAFGDTTLVRQLALVLSIGFLILPYNWLMYNLVIWRK, translated from the coding sequence ATGGCCAGCAAAAACAAACCCACCGTCGTCGTCATCATCCCCACCTACAATGAAGCCGACACCATCGGCGACATGATCACCCATCTTTTCACCAAGACCTTCCCTACCATCAAGGACTACCAGATGCACCTGCTTGTCGTTGATGACACCTCTCCTGATGGCACCTACAAGATTGTTAAGAGTCATCAAAAGAAATACCAAAATCTTCACCTGCTGACCAATCCCAAAAAAGCCGGCATCGGTTATGCCTACATCGTTGGTTTCAAGCACGCCATGACCAAACTCAAGGCCGACTTTGTTTTTGAGTTTGATGGCGACTTCCAGCACCCACCCAAGATGATCCCCCAGATGCTTGAGCAAGCCACTCAGGGTTTCGACGTTGTCATTGGTAGTCGCAAAATCAAAGGCGGCAGCAACCCCAAAGGTTGGGGTTTCAAACGCGTCATGTTTTCAGAGCTTGGTGGTTTAGTCGCCCGCTTCATTCTCTTCTTCCCGGGTAAAAATTTCTTAAAAGTTACCGATCCCACCACTGGGCTTAGGTTGACCCGAGTCAAAGGTTTTCTTGATCAGGTTGATTTTGATCACTTCTACAGCCTTGAGTTTTCCTACAAACTCCAACTTCTCTACCAGCTAATCAGCCTTAACCCTAAGTTTAAAGAGTTACCTCTTCAGTTTGGACTGCGTGAAAAAGGGGAGAGCAAGATCAAAGGTAGCACTTTAGTAGATAGCTTAAGAACTGCTCTTCTTACCCGTATCAACGATCCTGCTACCAAAAAATTCTTGAAATTTGCCGTTGTCGGTTTCACCGGCTTTGTCGTCAACTCTTTAGGGTTAGAGTTTTTTAGAAGAAGCGGTCTGGCTGACTCTCTCTCTGCCTCCTTTACTGCTTATACTTCTACCCCAGGATTAAGTTTGCTTGCCAATCCCAACTCCTGGTCAGGTGGCTTGGGTGCTGAGCTTGCCATCATCAGCAACTTTATATTAAACAACTTCTGGACTTTCTCCTCAGACCGCATCACCAATCCCTTCAAGTTTCTCTACAAGTTTCTCCAGTTTAATCTGACCTCCTTTGGTGCCGTCATCATCCAGTTTATAGCCATCGGCCTGGCCACTCTCGCCTTTGGTGACACCACCCTGGTTCGCCAGCTTGCTTTAGTCCTCTCCATCGGCTTTTTAATCCTTCCTTACAACTGGCTCATGTACAATTTAGTCATCTGGAGGAAATAA
- a CDS encoding DUF4342 domain-containing protein, which translates to MATKAKTTTTEEFKVSGDQLLKKVKDLIHQGNIRRITIKDQQGKTILIIPLSIGVIGAVLAPPLAAIGAVAALITECTITVEREK; encoded by the coding sequence ATGGCTACTAAAGCAAAAACCACCACCACCGAGGAGTTTAAAGTTTCTGGCGATCAGCTGCTTAAAAAAGTCAAAGACCTGATCCATCAAGGTAATATTCGCCGTATCACCATTAAGGATCAGCAGGGCAAAACCATCCTCATCATCCCTCTAAGCATCGGTGTTATCGGCGCAGTCCTTGCTCCCCCTCTGGCTGCCATTGGTGCCGTTGCCGCCCTCATAACCGAGTGCACCATTACCGTCGAGCGGGAAAAATAG
- a CDS encoding pseudouridine synthase codes for MIRLNKYLSQQGLASRRQADTLISQGKVLVNDQPAKLGTTVDPDKDTVKFLGKVVVSNKPELETYLVYKPLGYVSTTSDPQGRPTVTSLVKSSTRLYPIGRLDQDSEGLILLTNDGDLGFKLTHPKHQIPKTYHALVTGNVTPTKLNRLRRGVMLKDGRTAPAQIEVIRPQGNKSLLSITIFEGRNRQIRRMFSTQKLEVEKLKRVAIGELELGDLKPGDSKKLDTKDLSSLLH; via the coding sequence ATGATTCGCTTAAATAAATATCTCTCCCAGCAAGGGCTTGCCTCCCGTCGCCAAGCCGATACCCTTATCTCCCAAGGCAAAGTTCTGGTCAATGACCAGCCTGCCAAACTAGGTACCACCGTTGATCCCGACAAAGACACGGTTAAATTCTTAGGCAAAGTCGTTGTCTCAAACAAACCGGAACTCGAGACCTATCTTGTCTACAAGCCTCTAGGTTACGTCTCTACCACCAGCGATCCCCAAGGCCGACCCACCGTCACCTCTTTAGTCAAAAGCTCTACTCGCCTTTATCCCATCGGTCGTCTCGATCAGGACTCAGAAGGTTTGATTCTACTCACCAATGATGGCGATCTTGGCTTTAAACTTACTCATCCCAAGCACCAAATCCCCAAAACATATCATGCCCTAGTTACCGGCAACGTTACCCCCACCAAATTAAACCGCCTTCGCCGTGGCGTCATGCTTAAAGATGGCCGCACTGCTCCTGCCCAGATCGAGGTCATCAGGCCTCAAGGCAACAAAAGCTTGCTCTCCATCACCATCTTCGAGGGCAGAAATCGGCAGATTCGTCGCATGTTCTCTACTCAGAAGCTAGAAGTTGAGAAATTAAAACGAGTTGCCATTGGTGAACTTGAGCTTGGTGACCTCAAGCCGGGAGATTCAAAAAAGCTTGACACCAAAGACTTGTCTAGTTTGCTACACTAG
- a CDS encoding TspO/MBR family protein translates to MNKPLRLIISLGTPLLVGFVGSYFTTPNIPTWYATLTKPALNPPSWVFAPVWTALYLLMGYAFYLIWTQKTKLNKTHAYVLFFIQLFLNLIWSYLFFALRLPPLALVEIIILWLAILLTIIKFKAINKLAAYLLIPYILWVSFATYLTFQVVLLN, encoded by the coding sequence GTGAACAAACCTCTTCGCTTAATTATTTCCCTTGGTACACCCTTGTTAGTCGGTTTTGTTGGTAGCTACTTCACAACTCCCAATATCCCCACCTGGTACGCAACCTTGACCAAACCAGCCCTTAATCCGCCCAGTTGGGTCTTTGCTCCTGTCTGGACCGCTCTCTATCTACTCATGGGCTATGCCTTCTACCTCATCTGGACTCAAAAAACCAAGCTTAACAAAACCCATGCATACGTTCTTTTCTTCATCCAACTTTTCCTAAATTTAATCTGGTCCTATCTCTTCTTTGCTCTTCGTCTTCCCCCTCTGGCTTTAGTTGAGATCATCATTCTTTGGTTAGCCATTTTACTAACCATCATTAAGTTTAAAGCCATCAACAAGCTAGCCGCCTACCTTCTCATCCCCTATATCCTCTGGGTTAGCTTCGCCACCTATCTTACCTTTCAGGTTGTTTTGCTTAATTAA
- a CDS encoding glycosyltransferase family 2 protein yields the protein MPAVNKVPELSLFLPAYNEADNIKKTVLDADKVLKKVARKYEILVIDDGSKDNTGAIVKSLIKKNKNVRLITHKPNRGYGGAFKSGLYGARYQLVSFIDSDGQFDYSEVTKFIPLLKDNDLVIGYRIKRQDNFFRVLNANLWKLWMWLLFGLWVKDIDCAFKVIKKPVIDSITLTTESALTSAEFLIRVRQAGYKLAEVGVHHYPRTAGEQTGANPKVILKAFAQSLRLWYHMNLS from the coding sequence ATGCCAGCTGTAAACAAAGTTCCCGAGCTATCTCTCTTTCTTCCTGCATATAACGAGGCCGATAACATCAAGAAAACCGTTCTTGATGCCGACAAGGTTCTAAAAAAAGTTGCCCGCAAATACGAGATCCTCGTTATAGACGACGGCTCCAAAGACAACACCGGTGCCATTGTTAAATCCTTAATCAAGAAGAATAAAAACGTTCGTCTCATTACCCACAAACCTAACCGAGGCTATGGCGGTGCTTTTAAATCAGGTCTTTACGGCGCCCGCTACCAGTTAGTTTCCTTCATAGACTCCGATGGTCAGTTTGACTACTCGGAAGTAACCAAGTTTATACCCCTCCTTAAGGACAACGACCTAGTCATTGGTTACCGTATCAAACGCCAGGATAACTTCTTTAGAGTTCTTAACGCCAATCTCTGGAAGCTTTGGATGTGGTTGCTCTTTGGTCTCTGGGTCAAGGACATTGACTGCGCCTTCAAGGTCATCAAGAAGCCGGTCATCGACAGTATTACCTTAACCACTGAGTCAGCCCTCACCTCAGCCGAGTTTCTCATTCGGGTTCGCCAAGCTGGTTACAAGTTAGCCGAGGTTGGTGTCCACCACTATCCCCGTACCGCTGGTGAGCAAACCGGCGCCAACCCCAAAGTCATTCTCAAAGCCTTTGCTCAGTCTCTGCGCCTCTGGTACCACATGAACTTAAGCTAG